From the genome of Eublepharis macularius isolate TG4126 chromosome 12, MPM_Emac_v1.0, whole genome shotgun sequence, one region includes:
- the LOC129338550 gene encoding butyrophilin subfamily 2 member A2-like, whose product MGVFSSWKIQSLWNYFLPFLLMIHSTVGNSRSPLIVLDQYEGSGIRLICTSETLPPELQLLWVDGKGQELAAPATTTPGNTNIASSFLLQPGSGNAVTCRIVSKVTKISAGSTSVIIADIFFPSTSRWMVAFFMIAVLGMIVIIAIFCKLNKNRWKLALSDNERKATEEEIGRLNIILEKEKVVSQEALKEVQARYENTMAELEFRSAVSHAVNITLDPHCTHPKLIIQGKNRVKLNSSDSGQKDLKGTLIAVANEGFSSGKLYWEVEVGGRPFWELGVLAETVRKRLINERLEKPLEEGYVSIQWFQCQYHCTGGNSLTDSQNKECAVVGVFLDFEENMLSFYDVELMCLIRSIPVEFFEKMYPFFNPGSDEKYLGVWHMNSPPCLASL is encoded by the exons ATGGGTGTTTTCTCCTCATGGAAGATACAGTCACTATGGAACTACTTCCTGCCATTTCTGCTGATGATTCATTCGACTGTGG GTAACAGCAGAAGCCCTTTGATTGTGCTGGACCAATACGAAGGCAGCGGAATCAGACTCATCTGCACATCTGAGACGTTGCCACCTGAGCTCCAGCTGCTATGGGTAGACGGCAAAGGACAGGAACTTGCTGCTCCAGCCACAACCACTCCAGGCAACACCAATATTGCAAGTTCTTTTCTTCTACAGCCAGGTTCTGGGAATGCTGTGACCTGCAGAATTGTCAGCAAAGTCACAAAGATATCAGCAGGATCAACTTCTGTCATCATCGCAG ACATCTTCTTCCCCTCCACTTCTCGATGGATGGTTGCCTTTTTTATGATTGCGGTTCTTGGCATGATTGTCATCATTGCTATCTTCTGTAAATTGAACA AAAACCGTTGGAAGCTTGCACTCTCAG ATAATGAACGGAAGGCAACAGAAGAAG AAATAGGACGCCTTAACATTATCCTGG aaaaagaaaaagtagtATCTCAGGAAG CTTTGAAAGAAGTACAAGCTCGTTATG AGAACACCATGGCAGAATTGG AGTTCAGAAGTGCAGTTTCCCATGCAG TCAATAtcactttggatcctcattgcACACATCCCAAACTCATCATCCAAGGGAAAAACAGAGTTAAACTGAATTCTTCAGACTCAGGACAGAAGGACCTCAAAGGCACTTTGATTGCAGTGGCAAATGAGGGGTTTTCTTCTGGGAAACTGTACTGGGAGGTGGAAGTGGGAGGCAGACCTTTCTGGGAGCTGGGGGTACTTGCTGAGACAGTAAGAAAAAGACTAATAAATGAGAGGTTGGAAAAGCCATTGGAGGAAGGGTATGTAAGTATTCAGTGGTTCCAGTGCCAATACCATTGCACTGGAGGAAATAGCTTAACTGATAGTCAGAATAAAGAATGTGCAGTTGTAGGTGTTTTTCTGGACTTTGAAGAGAACATGCTATCCTTTTATGATGTTGAGTTAATGTGTCTTATTAGGTCAATTCCAGTAGAGTTCTTTGAGAAaatgtatccattcttcaatccTGGGAGTGATGAAAAGTACCTGGGTGTTTGGCATATGAACTCCCCTCCGTGCTTAGCTTCCCTTTGA